In Bacteroidota bacterium, the sequence ACTGGCACGAAGCTGCTGGTTCAGATGCTTGGTTGTTTGTTGACGAAATTATTGTTCGATAATTAGGACACGAAGATGCACGAAGTCAAAGAAGACACACAAAGAAATTAATTTTTTGTTACTTTGACCTAAGTGCTAGTAATACAAAAATAGATTCTATGAAATTTTACCAGTTTTTTGTTCTGTCTCTATTTCTATTGTCCTGTTATAAGGATCACATCCCTAATGAAACAAAAGAACTTGACCTCCAATGGGAATTTCGTCAAGTAGGAACTGACAATTGGTATCCTGCTACTGTCCCAGGAGTTGTTCATACTGATTTATTAAACAATGGATTAATTGAAGATCCATATTGGGAAAATAACGAGCAAAAACTGCAATGGATTGAGCAGGAGAATTGGGAGTATAAATCGATATTAAAACTCGCAAAAAAGCAATTACAAAATGATCATTTGGAGCTCGTATTTGAAGGATTAGATACCTATGCCGAAATCTATCTAAACGATTCTCTGGTTTTGAAAACGAATAATTTGTTCAGAAGCTGGACTTTAGACATCAAACCATATGTAGTAAGTGGTAATAATGAATTGAAGGTTTTGTTTATATCTCCTATAACTTATAACAAGGAAAAAGTAGCGAATCATCCATATCAATATCCCTCAGGATGCGAAAAAGTGGATGTAAAAGTTAGCCCATTTACACGTAAAGCAGCATACCATTTTGGTTGGGACTGGGGGCCTCGTTTTGTCACCTGTGGTATTTGGCGACACATTAAAATTCATACATGGAATAATGTGCAAATAACAGATGTTGAGGTTTATACTTCTTCCATAAATGAAAATGATGCTACAATACGTATCCGAATTGATGTTGACGTAAACAAGTTAGACATAGAAAATCTGAAATTCAAATTAGCATTTAATGATACAATAATTTATTCACCTGTAAATTCTGAACTATCTGTACATGGAGAATATTTTAGAATTAAGAACCCAAAACTTTGGTGGTGTAATGGTTTAGGAGAACCTCATCTTGAATTGTTAAGAGTTGATTTGATTCAAAAAAAGAAAATCATTGATTCAAGAGAGATTCGATATGGAATACGAACAATAGAACTAGTAAATGAGTCTGATAGCATTGGAACAGCTTTCTATTTCAAACTCAACGGAAAACCGGTTTTTGCAAAGGGAGCTAATTACATTCCACAAGATATGTTCTTACCTAGAGTAAAAGACGAACAATATATAAAGTTGATTTCTGATGTCAAGAATGCTAACATGAATATGCTGCGTGTTTGGGGTGGAGGAATATATGAGAATGATATCTTTTATGATTTGTGCGATGAAAATGGCATTTTGGTCTGGCAGGATTTTATGTTTACAGGTAGCCTTTATCCTGGTGATCAAGATTTTATTGAAAATGTTTTTCTAGAAGTTGAAGAAAACGTTATCAGGTTGCAAAATCATCCTAGTTTGGCTGTATTTTGTGGGAACAACGAAATTGAAGTAGCTTGGAACAATTGGGGATGGCAAAAACAATATGCATATTCAGCTAAAGATTCAACACAAATTTGGAAGGATTATGAGCGCCTTTTTCAATATATTATTCCTAAGATGGTAATATCATCTGCTTCAAACATTCCTTATACATCAACATCACCCCTTAGTAATTGGGGAACAGTTGAAAATTTTAACCACAGCAGCATGCATTACTGGGGAGTATGGCATGGGCGAGAGCCTTTCGAGAACTTTGAAAATAATGTAGGTCGTTTTATGGTAGAGTATGGATTTCAGTCTTTTCCATCAATGGAAACTATTCATAAGTTTGCATCAGATTCAAGTTTATATCTTGCATCAGTTTGTATGAAAAACAGGCAAAAAAGTTATATCGGAAATGGTTTGAT encodes:
- a CDS encoding glycoside hydrolase family 2 protein, which translates into the protein MKFYQFFVLSLFLLSCYKDHIPNETKELDLQWEFRQVGTDNWYPATVPGVVHTDLLNNGLIEDPYWENNEQKLQWIEQENWEYKSILKLAKKQLQNDHLELVFEGLDTYAEIYLNDSLVLKTNNLFRSWTLDIKPYVVSGNNELKVLFISPITYNKEKVANHPYQYPSGCEKVDVKVSPFTRKAAYHFGWDWGPRFVTCGIWRHIKIHTWNNVQITDVEVYTSSINENDATIRIRIDVDVNKLDIENLKFKLAFNDTIIYSPVNSELSVHGEYFRIKNPKLWWCNGLGEPHLELLRVDLIQKKKIIDSREIRYGIRTIELVNESDSIGTAFYFKLNGKPVFAKGANYIPQDMFLPRVKDEQYIKLISDVKNANMNMLRVWGGGIYENDIFYDLCDENGILVWQDFMFTGSLYPGDQDFIENVFLEVEENVIRLQNHPSLAVFCGNNEIEVAWNNWGWQKQYAYSAKDSTQIWKDYERLFQYIIPKMVISSASNIPYTSTSPLSNWGTVENFNHSSMHYWGVWHGREPFENFENNVGRFMVEYGFQSFPSMETIHKFASDSSLYLASVCMKNRQKSYIGNGLILDHIRQYYHEPKSFEEIVNLSQEVQAKGIQMAIHSHINKQPHCMGSLFWQLNDCWPGPSWSVIDYYGKHKKAYEVVKEEFK